In Chitinophaga nivalis, a single genomic region encodes these proteins:
- a CDS encoding RagB/SusD family nutrient uptake outer membrane protein, with amino-acid sequence MKQLFFLTGIAIILLTGACGKFLNEQPQNQLSPDQYWKTEDDIVHALAGVYDGIQVSLSNNYVYWGDARTDNFNVTQYGNKQFALNGLSATIPGSDWAPLYLTIGRANMLLKKAPGVKNVPISALSQYQGETLAIRAWCYFTLVRLWGDVPVWLTPYEDLAQSPYKTRTGTDSIFNGVILPDLLKAYDLLNMDHNNLFNINKGSIAAILIDAYMWRHDYTNALKWMDKLAALNWYSLEPTATWKNMFTYPAGSVENIWNLSWDYLVDGGAGIASLVGCNDNNSDFMADDSVWNHFLVDTTDIRGKQTVDLKARDKVLKFYAVKLDNKGRQLYPKSSETNIQYPMYRYADIILLRAEALQATGQPAAALDQLNRVHTRAGMKAYTAADFPAPGDLLNGILRERQWEFFCECKRWFDLRRNGKVKEVMDPVLKARQADNPGYSHPGLLLWPINRDNLNANPYLKQNPPYSE; translated from the coding sequence ATGAAGCAGCTATTTTTTTTAACCGGCATCGCCATCATCCTGCTGACCGGCGCCTGTGGCAAATTCCTGAATGAACAGCCGCAAAACCAGTTGTCGCCGGACCAGTACTGGAAAACAGAAGATGATATTGTGCACGCACTGGCAGGTGTGTACGATGGTATACAGGTGAGTCTGAGTAATAACTATGTGTATTGGGGAGATGCCCGCACGGATAATTTTAATGTGACGCAGTATGGCAATAAACAATTTGCGTTGAACGGGCTGAGTGCCACCATTCCGGGGTCTGACTGGGCGCCGCTGTACCTCACCATCGGCCGGGCCAATATGTTGCTGAAAAAGGCGCCGGGTGTTAAAAATGTACCCATTTCCGCCTTGTCGCAATACCAGGGCGAAACCCTGGCCATTCGGGCCTGGTGTTACTTTACGCTGGTTCGTTTATGGGGAGATGTGCCCGTTTGGCTGACACCCTATGAAGACCTGGCCCAAAGTCCGTATAAGACACGTACGGGTACAGACAGTATTTTTAATGGCGTGATCCTGCCCGACCTGCTAAAAGCCTACGACCTGTTGAATATGGATCACAACAACCTCTTTAACATCAATAAGGGCAGTATAGCGGCTATCCTGATTGACGCTTATATGTGGCGGCATGATTATACCAACGCGTTGAAGTGGATGGATAAACTGGCCGCTTTAAACTGGTATTCGCTGGAGCCTACGGCTACCTGGAAGAATATGTTTACCTATCCGGCCGGCTCTGTGGAAAACATCTGGAACCTGTCGTGGGACTACCTGGTAGACGGCGGCGCGGGGATAGCTTCTCTGGTAGGCTGCAATGATAACAACAGTGATTTTATGGCAGATGATTCTGTATGGAATCATTTTCTGGTGGATACCACGGATATACGCGGTAAACAAACGGTAGACCTGAAAGCCCGGGATAAGGTATTGAAATTTTATGCCGTAAAACTGGATAACAAAGGACGACAGTTATATCCCAAAAGCAGTGAAACCAACATTCAGTATCCGATGTACCGTTATGCAGATATCATCCTGCTGCGTGCGGAAGCCTTGCAGGCTACCGGTCAGCCGGCCGCTGCACTGGACCAGCTAAACCGGGTGCACACGCGTGCCGGCATGAAAGCCTATACCGCTGCTGATTTCCCGGCTCCCGGTGATTTGCTCAATGGTATTTTACGGGAAAGACAATGGGAGTTTTTCTGCGAATGTAAACGCTGGTTCGACCTGCGTCGCAACGGCAAAGTGAAGGAAGTTATGGACCCGGTGCTGAAAGCGCGGCAGGCGGATAATCCGGGCTACAGTCATCCCGGTTTGCTGTTGTGGCCTATCAACCGGGATAATCTCAATGCCAATCCCTATCTCAAACAAAATCCTCCTTATTCAGAATAA